CCAGAGGATTAGTCCTCCGTAAAAATAGTATCCCTTATACACGCAATCATGCTTAATACTGACAGCCGTTCAGAGAGTAATAGCCCACCCCCATTTTATACTGGAGTTAGCGAGGCGCTCATAAACGTGAAGCCCCGAACAGACATGGTAAATGGTTAAGTCTGAGTTGTGGCTTTCTCTAGAAGCCACGCTCTCCGACTATCCAAAACACTAGTGGGTtgggggagctctctggggtctgaATGGGAAGCACGGTATTAAAGTTTACTCCTAgtgtcttcctttcctctttgttgTCCTTTGTCCAGCTCTTCTACCTCTTGTCAAGTCCCCTTATTGTCCAGGAATACTTTGTTTGAATCTCCCTCACAtccttttataaaaaggaaagtgtTATGAATAAATCACTcagtatatatattacatatatatatatgcatatgtatttgcCTAATGATTCGTGGTTTCAGTGAAAAACTCTTGACCAGTGTTGACTCCCAGAGAACTACAGCGGTTTCACTTCTTGTTTTACTGACTTAAAGCGTGAAGCACTGGGGTGCGGTGGAAAGTGAGCTGCCCCAAGGAGGCTGTGGGCCCAAGTTCAGGCCCGGCCGTTCACTTACACTGCAGCCTATTGATAATAAACTTACTTCCTTCAGCTTCAGTTTTCATGACTGTAAAATAGGGAAATTAATTCTTAACTTGCTACCTCCCCCAGATAATAAGAAATTCAGATGTGGTCATAATTGTGTGACTATGCTCTAAGTTGTAGGGTATTACACAAATTGAAGGCATTCTAATTAGTATTAATTTCTCTCTACTCCACTTCTGGTCTCTTTTTAATCCAGAGAACTTAAATGGCTTCAAAGAACCTGCTCCTGGTCtgactttcctctttcctccccttaTGTTTCCATCCTattgtttctttccctccttaTCGGCTTCACCTGCAATTTTCAGAATCCCCATCTGGGAGAGGGACTGATGGCAAGGAGGCCAGCATCAACCATGTATACAAGAAACATTCCAGCTTCATTTTGATTTTCCTCCTTGGGGTCTTGGATATTTGCTTTAACTAACACACATCTGCAGAACCCGCACTCAAATATGAACAGAAGCACACTCATGATAGCTTAGGTACACACAAAAACACACGGCTTCGGGCATGCGCAAATCTAACACAGGTGTTGTATATAAGCAATCACATACAAACACAGGAGTAGAGAAACTATCTCAAACAGCTGTGGACATTCACATCAAATGCACATATTCCCCTTGCAATAGAATCACACTGTTCCATGCAGACATgatcacacagacacacacactcttgcatacacacagacacagacagcaACACATAGAGGcatgcacacagagacacagatctACTTTCACTGCCATGTAAGACCTATAAGCACACCCAGGCATGTTCAACAACTCCAGTGATGCTCCAACCAAAATATACTCTGAAACAGCCACAAACACACTCCTGggttctgttttatgttttcagttttgacAACCATATTTTCCAGATTACTTTATTGTTCTTGCAGAAGAAGAAGGGTGTGTGTTCTTCTAAGAATTCCCCTTAACATGACCACATTAACCTCAGTGAGACTATTTTCTCAGTGATAATATCTACTCTTTCCTGAATGTGGTCATGGGGAGTAGTACTCAACAGGAAGCAGCAGTGTGCACTTCCCACCTTGAACTATTTCATAATCCCCTGGACAAGTCAATGTTCCATCAGCAAATACTCATTTCCTGCAGAAGCGACTGCTGTGGTTCGTGTTGCGTGGTCATCCCAGCTGTATCAGCCCTGTGTTTCTGGGACCATTAAGAACTGCCCTCCAGGACAACCTATTTCTTGGCATACCCTTAGCTCCGAATTGCTTATTACAGAACTGGGAATTTGGATTTGTCCCTTTCTATTAAAATAAGTGCCACTTTCaaccaaattattttaatgtttccttcaTGACAGTCATAACCTAGTAGGAAATAACTTTTAGAGTGACATCAAGTGACAAAGTGATGGagtgtattttacatatttgcttGAATGATAGTGCTTAAATATGGAAATTTCCAGCATGTCTCTAACAGTCTTATTTATGATAAGAGTTTATAgaggaaacatgaaaaatgagaactggatttttgtaaaaacaaaaatgcaccAGGCACGATTCGCTAATAAATAGAACATACTAAAGAACGGCCAGGATGTTTGTGGATATGTGTTAATCAGATTTCCTTGGGAATCAGTAACTAGACTTTAACCTTTGTAAAGAAACCCACTTCAAGTGGAGGCGAAGGGGTCTGAATAAGGAGTCTTCTGAGTTGAGTGGAATTTAAGTTGCATTCAGTAGAAGAGGGAAAGGTGAGCAAAGACCTTGTTCAGTTAAAACTGCCCAAACATCTTTAAGAGAGCTAGCATGTAAAACATGAGGTAGTTTCCATTCCAAAAACCCAGGTGAAGAATTGCATCTTTTCCTGATCTCTCTGGGGCCCCATCTCTTAGATCTAATTGAGTTTGATGGGATAAGAATTGAGTTGACTTTCCATGCCATGGAGTCCTGAGCTGATCTGGTGGAAGCATGCACCTGGAGGTATGTGATTTAGCACACTATTATTCCCTCTGCACTAAACTCTATGAGGTCAGCAGTCCTGTAAACCTCGTGCACCACTGAACCATCAGCCCCTAGCATAATGCCAGGGACATCGCAGCATTTAGTACTCGTTAACTGAACAAGTCCTGGGTccagctgggcacagagccccatgGGAGATTTTCCTCCCCAGGCAGAGGTTACCATTTCATGCTAGTTGTTTTCTGCATCCGCCGTTTCTTCTGGACTCCATGGTTTACCATCCAGCAAGGCTTTTCGGAGTCGTCTCCAGAAGATGTGCCGGCCCAGCACACTGTCTTCCCACTCCAGGTAAGTGTTCCTGCTGAGAAGGCGATACAGCTCCACCTGCTGCCGCAGCAGGGACTTCTCCACCTTCTGCAGGACAATGAAGATGATGCCGGCACGACTGCTAAGAAACTGCCAGGTCTGGGCAATTTCATACTCAAAGATGCACCACCGGCTCTGGATGAAGTGTCGGGACACCACAACAATAACCTTCCGGCTTTTGTGGAACCCTTCCTGGATGATATTGGCGGCGATGGCCACACCAGGAATAAAATCTCTGTAGTGAAGGCAGAGCTGAAAGGGAGGCACCCCCTCCTCCAAGTTCTTTACCAGTTCATTCCTCACCCAGTCTTCATCCTGGCTTGAGTAGATAACAAAGGCATCGTAGGTGCTTTCGCCTCTGCTGTACTTTTTGCAACCAGCAAGAAGCATCAGGTGGAAATAGAACTTATACACCAAAACTGCTACCAAAGAAACCATGAGTATGGTGAACACCGACACAGTTATGATAGTCTTGCTCCTCTGACAGGTGGCATTCCTAAAACTCAGCAGGGGCGTGTCCTGCATGTCTAAAGGTTTGGTACACACCATTTCTTCCACTTTCACCAAGAGCTGCCTGTGGTCCTTGACCCACTGCAGGAAATTCTGGTGTTCACAAACACAAGCAAAGTCATTCCGAGTAAGATTTAAGGAAACTAGATTACTTGGGAAATGCTGTCGTACTTGCTCCGTGGAGGCCACTATTCGATTAAAACTGCAATCCAGAAtttggagagaggggagaggctcATAAGGGAGTGTATCCAATGACAAGAGGTTGTTGTGACTCATATTTATCAACTGAAGTTTAGGAAGCGAGCCAAATGCTGTCTGGGACACCCCTTCCAGCTGACACTTAGAGAGGTCTAGAATGGTCAAGTTAGTCAGGTCTTTGAAAATATCTGGAAGAAAGTTGTTCTGAAAAGAATTGCCAGCCATTTTCAAGACTTGGAGGCTGACCAAGCCATCAAAAATGCCTTTGAAGACAACTTGGGTGTGAGTATAAGAAATATCAAGGTAACGGAGGTTTCTGAGTGATAGGAATACTGAAAAGTCACTGCCCTGTTTCAAGGTGGAATGCTGGAAATCTAGATATTCTAGCTGTTCTAAGCCCAAGAAGTTAGAACTCATGGTAATAATATCATTGAAGCTCAGATCTAAATGCTTCAGTCTGTTTGTCCCCAAGTCAATGTAAGAACAGCAACCCTTGAAACTCAGGTCATTTCTACTGAGATCTAGAAACTCAAGGCTTTCCAGCTTCATCTCAGTAAAAGTGCTCACGCCTTTGTTGGCAGTGAAAACAAACTCCTTGAGAGAGTCCAGCTCCCATTTGGGAAATTCTTCAAATTCACAGTTAACCATTTCCAGCCGTTGCCATCTGAGATTTTTAGGAAGGTATCGTGGTCTCTTTAAAAACAGATGCACCAGAGAAATTGTAGAAACATTTGCCAAACAATTAAATAAGTCAGTGATATCCTCTGAGAACTCATCAAAGAATGCTATCCGGAATTTTTCAATGGTCACATTGCACAGTCCCTCCAGGAGATATTTGTCAAAGCTTTCCaagttcctttcatttttaaattctcccaGAACCAAGTGATGGATCTTTAAACCAGCCAGACCTTGAATACAagttttcattacatctgtactATCAAAATTACTTCTCAAAGTCAGTTCATGgagtttaatttctttaaaggcaCCTGGTTGGATAAAGGATAAAGGGTTCAGGGACAAGTCTAAAGAAAGGTTGAGTAGAGGCATTTGATGTAGAACCTGCAAGTCACTATGATAAATAACTTTGATCTTGTTATTGGAAAGATCCAAGTACTCCAGGTTGGTCATGTTAGAAAAATATTCAGGTAACTTGAAGGAGCAGATAAGATTGTGAGCCACGTTAAGCACCTTCAAGTTTTTGAGATATTCAATGCGAAGGTCCTCTAGAGACTGTAGGTTTGTCTCCACCGCCACCAGAGTCTGTAAACTTGAGAGTCCAGAAAAGACTTCTGTGGAAAACTTCTGGATAGGGTTTCCTGTCAATATCAAGATGGAGAGGTGGTTTAGGCCCTGATACGTGTCATTTTCGATGGTCTCAATTTCACACCTATAGGGAAAAGAGatacaaattatataatatttctgCTGAATTAAAAGTCAAAAAGGAATAACCATACCAATCT
The DNA window shown above is from Mustela erminea isolate mMusErm1 chromosome 12, mMusErm1.Pri, whole genome shotgun sequence and carries:
- the TLR4 gene encoding toll-like receptor 4 isoform X4, with product MTNLEYLDLSNNKIKVIYHSDLQVLHQMPLLNLSLDLSLNPLSFIQPGAFKEIKLHELTLRSNFDSTDVMKTCIQGLAGLKIHHLVLGEFKNERNLESFDKYLLEGLCNVTIEKFRIAFFDEFSEDITDLFNCLANVSTISLVHLFLKRPRYLPKNLRWQRLEMVNCEFEEFPKWELDSLKEFVFTANKGVSTFTEMKLESLEFLDLSRNDLSFKGCCSYIDLGTNRLKHLDLSFNDIITMSSNFLGLEQLEYLDFQHSTLKQGSDFSVFLSLRNLRYLDISYTHTQVVFKGIFDGLVSLQVLKMAGNSFQNNFLPDIFKDLTNLTILDLSKCQLEGVSQTAFGSLPKLQLINMSHNNLLSLDTLPYEPLPSLQILDCSFNRIVASTEQVRQHFPSNLVSLNLTRNDFACVCEHQNFLQWVKDHRQLLVKVEEMVCTKPLDMQDTPLLSFRNATCQRSKTIITVSVFTILMVSLVAVLVYKFYFHLMLLAGCKKYSRGESTYDAFVIYSSQDEDWVRNELVKNLEEGVPPFQLCLHYRDFIPGVAIAANIIQEGFHKSRKVIVVVSRHFIQSRWCIFEYEIAQTWQFLSSRAGIIFIVLQKVEKSLLRQQVELYRLLSRNTYLEWEDSVLGRHIFWRRLRKALLDGKPWSPEETADAENN
- the TLR4 gene encoding toll-like receptor 4 isoform X3; the protein is MVLFSNVVPNITYKCTELNLNKIPNNIPTSTKKLDLSFNPLRHLGNHSFSNFPELQVLDLSRCEIETIENDTYQGLNHLSILILTGNPIQKFSTEVFSGLSSLQTLVAVETNLQSLEDLRIEYLKNLKVLNVAHNLICSFKLPEYFSNMTNLEYLDLSNNKIKVIYHSDLQVLHQMPLLNLSLDLSLNPLSFIQPGAFKEIKLHELTLRSNFDSTDVMKTCIQGLAGLKIHHLVLGEFKNERNLESFDKYLLEGLCNVTIEKFRIAFFDEFSEDITDLFNCLANVSTISLVHLFLKRPRYLPKNLRWQRLEMVNCEFEEFPKWELDSLKEFVFTANKGVSTFTEMKLESLEFLDLSRNDLSFKGCCSYIDLGTNRLKHLDLSFNDIITMSSNFLGLEQLEYLDFQHSTLKQGSDFSVFLSLRNLRYLDISYTHTQVVFKGIFDGLVSLQVLKMAGNSFQNNFLPDIFKDLTNLTILDLSKCQLEGVSQTAFGSLPKLQLINMSHNNLLSLDTLPYEPLPSLQILDCSFNRIVASTEQVRQHFPSNLVSLNLTRNDFACVCEHQNFLQWVKDHRQLLVKVEEMVCTKPLDMQDTPLLSFRNATCQRSKTIITVSVFTILMVSLVAVLVYKFYFHLMLLAGCKKYSRGESTYDAFVIYSSQDEDWVRNELVKNLEEGVPPFQLCLHYRDFIPGVAIAANIIQEGFHKSRKVIVVVSRHFIQSRWCIFEYEIAQTWQFLSSRAGIIFIVLQKVEKSLLRQQVELYRLLSRNTYLEWEDSVLGRHIFWRRLRKALLDGKPWSPEETADAENN
- the TLR4 gene encoding toll-like receptor 4 isoform X1, with the translated sequence MMSPTRLAGMLIPAMAFLSCLRTESWEPCMQVVPNITYKCTELNLNKIPNNIPTSTKKLDLSFNPLRHLGNHSFSNFPELQVLDLSRCEIETIENDTYQGLNHLSILILTGNPIQKFSTEVFSGLSSLQTLVAVETNLQSLEDLRIEYLKNLKVLNVAHNLICSFKLPEYFSNMTNLEYLDLSNNKIKVIYHSDLQVLHQMPLLNLSLDLSLNPLSFIQPGAFKEIKLHELTLRSNFDSTDVMKTCIQGLAGLKIHHLVLGEFKNERNLESFDKYLLEGLCNVTIEKFRIAFFDEFSEDITDLFNCLANVSTISLVHLFLKRPRYLPKNLRWQRLEMVNCEFEEFPKWELDSLKEFVFTANKGVSTFTEMKLESLEFLDLSRNDLSFKGCCSYIDLGTNRLKHLDLSFNDIITMSSNFLGLEQLEYLDFQHSTLKQGSDFSVFLSLRNLRYLDISYTHTQVVFKGIFDGLVSLQVLKMAGNSFQNNFLPDIFKDLTNLTILDLSKCQLEGVSQTAFGSLPKLQLINMSHNNLLSLDTLPYEPLPSLQILDCSFNRIVASTEQVRQHFPSNLVSLNLTRNDFACVCEHQNFLQWVKDHRQLLVKVEEMVCTKPLDMQDTPLLSFRNATCQRSKTIITVSVFTILMVSLVAVLVYKFYFHLMLLAGCKKYSRGESTYDAFVIYSSQDEDWVRNELVKNLEEGVPPFQLCLHYRDFIPGVAIAANIIQEGFHKSRKVIVVVSRHFIQSRWCIFEYEIAQTWQFLSSRAGIIFIVLQKVEKSLLRQQVELYRLLSRNTYLEWEDSVLGRHIFWRRLRKALLDGKPWSPEETADAENN
- the TLR4 gene encoding toll-like receptor 4 isoform X2, translating into MMSPTRLAGMLIPAMAFLSCLRTESWEPCMQVVPNITYKCTELNLNKIPNNIPTSTKKLDLSFNPLRHLGNHSFSNFPELQVLDLSRYLTCCITSGNPIQKFSTEVFSGLSSLQTLVAVETNLQSLEDLRIEYLKNLKVLNVAHNLICSFKLPEYFSNMTNLEYLDLSNNKIKVIYHSDLQVLHQMPLLNLSLDLSLNPLSFIQPGAFKEIKLHELTLRSNFDSTDVMKTCIQGLAGLKIHHLVLGEFKNERNLESFDKYLLEGLCNVTIEKFRIAFFDEFSEDITDLFNCLANVSTISLVHLFLKRPRYLPKNLRWQRLEMVNCEFEEFPKWELDSLKEFVFTANKGVSTFTEMKLESLEFLDLSRNDLSFKGCCSYIDLGTNRLKHLDLSFNDIITMSSNFLGLEQLEYLDFQHSTLKQGSDFSVFLSLRNLRYLDISYTHTQVVFKGIFDGLVSLQVLKMAGNSFQNNFLPDIFKDLTNLTILDLSKCQLEGVSQTAFGSLPKLQLINMSHNNLLSLDTLPYEPLPSLQILDCSFNRIVASTEQVRQHFPSNLVSLNLTRNDFACVCEHQNFLQWVKDHRQLLVKVEEMVCTKPLDMQDTPLLSFRNATCQRSKTIITVSVFTILMVSLVAVLVYKFYFHLMLLAGCKKYSRGESTYDAFVIYSSQDEDWVRNELVKNLEEGVPPFQLCLHYRDFIPGVAIAANIIQEGFHKSRKVIVVVSRHFIQSRWCIFEYEIAQTWQFLSSRAGIIFIVLQKVEKSLLRQQVELYRLLSRNTYLEWEDSVLGRHIFWRRLRKALLDGKPWSPEETADAENN